A genomic stretch from Bifidobacterium sp. ESL0769 includes:
- the rlmB gene encoding 23S rRNA (guanosine(2251)-2'-O)-methyltransferase RlmB, producing the protein MANKKGPVKGSGGKHRNALRGRGPTPKAEDRVYHKAYRAKQQNEKRRFADPRLAARRRAARYTSDSDDLVVGRNAVLEALRVGVPSTQLYIANRIEHDDRTREIVKLAGMQGLNLLEADRLEMDRIAHSRNHQGIILKVQPYQYHTLAELADRADKKSHAMEEADSQSARINARPLFIALDGVTDPQNLGAVIRSAAAFGANGVILPERRSASVNAAAWKVSAGAAAHLPVARVVNLTKAIEALKERGYYVVGLDGGGDAIVGESGFETDPLVVVLGSEGKGLSRLVREACDSIAGIPISSEVESLNASVAAGISLYAVACARSKAGEKADNAE; encoded by the coding sequence ATGGCTAACAAGAAGGGCCCGGTCAAAGGATCGGGCGGAAAACATCGTAACGCGCTGAGAGGCCGGGGGCCGACGCCCAAGGCTGAGGACCGCGTCTATCACAAGGCATATCGCGCGAAACAGCAGAATGAGAAGCGCCGCTTCGCCGATCCACGACTGGCGGCACGTCGTCGCGCGGCAAGATACACTTCCGATTCCGACGATCTAGTGGTCGGCCGCAACGCGGTGCTGGAGGCGCTGCGAGTTGGCGTGCCAAGCACACAGCTATACATCGCCAATCGCATCGAGCACGACGACCGTACCCGCGAAATCGTGAAACTCGCCGGCATGCAGGGACTCAACCTACTCGAGGCTGACCGGCTAGAGATGGATCGGATCGCCCACTCGCGCAACCATCAAGGCATCATTCTTAAGGTGCAGCCCTACCAGTACCACACGCTGGCGGAGCTGGCTGATCGTGCAGATAAGAAGTCGCATGCGATGGAAGAGGCCGATTCACAAAGCGCCCGTATCAACGCCCGTCCGCTCTTTATCGCGCTTGATGGGGTCACCGACCCGCAGAACCTCGGTGCTGTCATCCGTTCGGCGGCGGCGTTCGGCGCCAACGGTGTCATTTTGCCGGAACGACGCTCGGCTTCAGTCAATGCCGCGGCTTGGAAGGTTTCGGCCGGAGCTGCCGCCCACCTGCCCGTCGCCCGCGTGGTCAACCTGACTAAAGCCATCGAAGCGCTCAAGGAACGTGGCTACTACGTGGTCGGACTTGACGGCGGTGGCGACGCCATCGTCGGCGAAAGCGGCTTCGAGACCGACCCGTTGGTCGTCGTGCTGGGTTCGGAAGGCAAGGGCCTGAGCCGCCTGGTGCGCGAGGCCTGCGATTCCATCGCCGGCATCCCGATTTCCAGCGAAGTCGAGTCACTCAACGCCTCCGTGGCGGCCGGCATCAGCCTTTATGCCGTCGCCTGTGCCCGCAGCAAAGCCGGAGAAAAGGCCGATAATGCCGAATAA
- a CDS encoding alpha/beta hydrolase-fold protein, protein MSDEAVNSEHSGEPSDPNGENSGNNGNGLIGRESDAIPGRFGEPMEISHVVYSRGGGKARPTRPMFLCLHGWGSNEQDLAQMMRYVAPGNDYVSLRAPLVLQAEGPGEFGSGSGAYSWFHDGVPTGEDLDRDIFAAATAVDNWVGDHIDPDRELVPIGFSQGAALAIHLLRVHPERYRAVAALSGFVAPGQVPGTAPADDRLADMEKPVFYGYGDRDNVLPKYEIFGATAWLEEHTWLTVKNYHQLDHAVSPAEFTDLTQWLLLNNISSGVV, encoded by the coding sequence ATGAGCGACGAAGCAGTGAACAGCGAACATTCCGGCGAACCAAGCGATCCGAACGGGGAAAATAGCGGGAACAACGGGAACGGCCTGATTGGCCGCGAATCCGACGCCATTCCCGGCCGCTTTGGTGAGCCGATGGAGATTTCCCACGTGGTCTATTCCCGAGGTGGCGGCAAGGCGCGTCCAACGCGGCCCATGTTCCTGTGTTTGCACGGCTGGGGTTCTAATGAGCAGGATCTGGCGCAGATGATGCGCTACGTCGCCCCCGGCAATGATTACGTTTCGTTGCGTGCGCCGCTGGTGTTGCAGGCCGAGGGGCCGGGGGAGTTCGGCAGCGGTTCCGGCGCGTATAGCTGGTTCCATGACGGTGTGCCTACTGGTGAGGACTTGGACAGAGACATTTTTGCGGCGGCCACTGCGGTCGACAACTGGGTCGGCGATCATATCGACCCTGACCGCGAGCTGGTGCCGATTGGGTTCTCGCAGGGTGCGGCGCTCGCGATTCATCTTTTGCGGGTGCATCCCGAGCGTTACCGCGCGGTCGCTGCACTTTCCGGCTTTGTGGCACCAGGTCAGGTGCCCGGCACGGCTCCGGCAGACGATCGGCTTGCGGATATGGAAAAGCCGGTTTTCTACGGTTACGGCGATCGCGACAACGTGCTGCCGAAGTACGAGATTTTTGGTGCGACTGCTTGGCTTGAGGAGCATACGTGGCTGACGGTGAAGAACTATCACCAGCTCGACCATGCCGTGAGCCCGGCGGAGTTCACTGACCTCACCCAATGGCTTCTCCTCAACAACATCTCGTCCGGCGTCGTCTGA
- the asnB gene encoding asparagine synthase (glutamine-hydrolyzing): MCGIVAFCDKSVLDKDLTIQSMMKMIQHRGPNVKGSGYYTNDQVAMGFRRLSVIDLKGGKQPIFNEDESILITFNGEIYNYKSLRKELLAAGHTFRTEADTEVLLHGYEEWGMEGLLGRVRGMFAFLIWDDNKKAMFGARDFFGIKPLYYYHEDGTFIIGSEIKSFLVHPNFKKELNEKAVKPFLMNQYNDLKETFFKGVYRFPAGHWFEYKDDKLDIHEYWDAHYDIDYQRSDEETIDEIDKTVEESVEAHHIADVPVGAFLSEGVDSSYVTTILKPEEVFSINFDEGPFDEASVAKQLAEHEGLHFNQTSVKGDEAFRDFAEMQYHLDEPDANPSVIPLWYLCRLARKKVTVVLSGEGADELFAGYINYGVHTKNKTIRAIAADIHKLPDGMRRGIAGAIKKMPDFPGKTQLYTQAAKPRDYYNGQAWVYDMDQPSIFTSSQANDVLQPEYRNNLTVNGIYQEDFDKVADAEEVKQMQYIDLHHFMLSDILQKADKISMAHSLELRVPYLDREVAELANTIPSSKLLNSHDSKDIFRKAAARHLPKDWAKRPKLGFPVPIKSWLREEKYCSQVRALFSEDWVAQFFEQDRILTLLQDNFDGKVDARRQIWNIFTFLTWYKLFFVDFEETRERYEHLQPDVQEFMDEGVLV; this comes from the coding sequence ATGTGCGGAATAGTTGCTTTCTGCGATAAAAGCGTGCTCGATAAGGACTTGACAATCCAATCGATGATGAAGATGATTCAGCATCGCGGGCCCAACGTCAAAGGCAGCGGATACTACACGAACGACCAGGTGGCCATGGGATTCCGGCGTTTGAGCGTCATCGACCTCAAGGGCGGCAAGCAGCCGATCTTCAACGAGGACGAATCCATCCTCATCACCTTCAACGGCGAGATCTACAACTACAAGAGCCTGCGCAAAGAACTGCTGGCGGCCGGGCACACTTTCCGCACCGAAGCCGACACCGAAGTACTGCTGCACGGCTACGAGGAGTGGGGCATGGAAGGCTTGCTCGGCCGAGTGCGCGGCATGTTCGCCTTCCTCATCTGGGACGACAACAAAAAGGCCATGTTCGGCGCTCGCGACTTCTTCGGCATCAAGCCGCTTTACTACTACCACGAAGACGGCACGTTCATCATCGGCTCGGAGATCAAGTCGTTCCTCGTGCATCCGAACTTCAAGAAGGAACTCAACGAGAAGGCCGTAAAGCCGTTCCTGATGAACCAGTACAACGACCTCAAAGAGACGTTCTTCAAGGGCGTTTACCGCTTTCCGGCCGGCCATTGGTTCGAATATAAGGACGACAAGCTCGACATTCACGAATATTGGGACGCACACTACGACATCGATTACCAGCGCAGCGACGAAGAGACCATCGACGAAATCGACAAGACCGTCGAGGAATCCGTCGAAGCACATCATATCGCCGACGTGCCAGTGGGGGCTTTCCTTTCCGAAGGCGTGGATTCCAGCTATGTGACCACTATTTTGAAGCCTGAAGAGGTGTTCAGTATCAACTTCGACGAAGGTCCGTTCGACGAGGCCAGCGTGGCCAAGCAACTCGCGGAGCACGAGGGCCTGCATTTCAACCAGACCAGCGTGAAGGGTGACGAGGCGTTCCGAGACTTCGCCGAGATGCAATATCACTTGGACGAACCGGACGCGAACCCTTCCGTGATTCCGCTGTGGTATCTCTGCAGGCTCGCGCGCAAGAAAGTGACCGTCGTGCTTTCCGGTGAAGGCGCAGACGAACTGTTCGCCGGCTATATCAATTACGGTGTGCATACCAAGAACAAGACGATTCGTGCCATCGCGGCCGATATCCACAAGCTGCCCGACGGTATGCGACGCGGTATCGCCGGCGCCATCAAGAAAATGCCGGACTTCCCGGGCAAGACCCAGCTCTATACCCAGGCCGCCAAGCCACGCGACTATTACAACGGCCAAGCGTGGGTCTACGACATGGACCAGCCTTCGATCTTCACTTCGTCGCAGGCCAACGACGTTTTGCAGCCGGAATATCGGAACAACTTGACCGTCAACGGCATCTATCAGGAGGATTTCGACAAGGTCGCCGATGCCGAAGAAGTCAAGCAGATGCAATATATCGATCTGCACCACTTCATGTTGAGCGACATCCTACAGAAGGCCGACAAGATCTCGATGGCTCATTCGCTCGAGCTGCGCGTGCCGTATCTCGACCGCGAGGTGGCCGAGCTCGCCAACACCATCCCCTCCTCGAAGCTGCTGAATAGCCACGATTCCAAGGACATCTTCCGCAAGGCCGCCGCAAGGCATCTGCCGAAGGATTGGGCTAAGCGCCCCAAGCTCGGCTTCCCGGTGCCAATCAAAAGCTGGCTGCGCGAGGAGAAGTACTGCTCCCAAGTGCGGGCGCTGTTCTCGGAGGATTGGGTTGCTCAGTTCTTCGAGCAGGACCGAATTCTGACGCTCTTGCAGGATAACTTCGACGGCAAAGTGGACGCACGTCGCCAAATCTGGAACATCTTCACGTTCCTGACCTGGTACAAACTCTTCTTCGTCGATTTCGAGGAAACTCGCGAGCGCTACGAACATTTGCAGCCGGACGTGCAGGAATTCATGGATGAAGGCGTACTCGTATAG
- a CDS encoding sulfite exporter TauE/SafE family protein, with amino-acid sequence MIVVGLIAGFFSGLFGIGGGSIIVPALVWLGMTQRHAAATSLAAIIPLSISGVISYAMSGHVDWIAALLMVVGTIIGSQIGSWLLSRLSEVFLRWFFVAFLAFVVVSQLILTPSRNSSIHLTVIKGILLVLLGILIGMLSALLGIGGGAVTVPALSLLFGASDLIARGTSLLAMFPSAITGTIANWKRGLVHLKNGLIIGIAAACGTPLGAWVAAFVSAKVGSYLLAAYLFIILLRSAWTALKITPGIGPKLPNK; translated from the coding sequence ATGATTGTGGTCGGGCTGATCGCCGGTTTCTTCTCGGGACTGTTCGGCATCGGAGGCGGTTCAATTATCGTGCCGGCTTTGGTATGGCTCGGCATGACCCAGCGGCACGCGGCGGCAACCTCGCTCGCGGCGATTATCCCGCTTTCGATTTCCGGCGTGATTTCCTACGCAATGAGCGGGCATGTCGACTGGATCGCGGCACTGCTGATGGTGGTCGGCACCATTATCGGCTCTCAAATCGGCAGCTGGCTGCTTTCACGGCTTTCCGAAGTGTTCCTGCGCTGGTTCTTCGTCGCATTTCTGGCGTTTGTCGTGGTCAGCCAGCTCATTCTGACGCCTTCCCGCAACTCGAGCATTCACCTGACCGTCATCAAGGGCATTCTGCTCGTGCTGCTCGGCATCCTCATCGGCATGCTTTCGGCGCTGCTTGGTATCGGCGGCGGGGCCGTCACCGTGCCGGCGCTTTCGCTGCTGTTCGGCGCGAGCGACCTGATCGCGCGCGGCACCTCGCTGCTGGCCATGTTCCCCAGTGCCATCACCGGCACCATCGCCAATTGGAAACGCGGGCTGGTACACCTCAAGAACGGCCTCATCATTGGCATTGCAGCGGCTTGCGGCACACCGCTGGGGGCTTGGGTCGCTGCGTTCGTTTCGGCAAAAGTGGGCTCGTACCTGCTCGCAGCCTATCTCTTCATCATTCTGCTGCGTTCCGCTTGGACGGCTTTGAAGATCACGCCCGGCATCGGACCGAAGCTGCCGAATAAGTAA
- the ugpC gene encoding sn-glycerol-3-phosphate ABC transporter ATP-binding protein UgpC, giving the protein MAKVVFDHVTRIYPGNTEPSVSDLSLDIKDGEFLVLVGPSGCGKSTTLRMLAGLEEVNKGKIFIGDKDVTTMQPKDRDIAMVFQNYALYPHMTVADNMGFALKIAGVPKAEIRQRVEEAAKVLDLTEFLDRKPKALSGGQRQRVAMGRAIVRKPKVFLMDEPLSNLDAKLRVQTRTQIAALQRQLGVTTLYVTHDQTEALTMGDRIAVIKLGILQQVGAPTDLYDKPQNVFVAGFIGSPSMNINTHPVVDGRAKIGSDTIELDKDAVAKLTPEDKGRIVVGFRPEDASLATADDPNAFALKVANVEDLGSDGYIYGDIVTDGSAAESTATMSDQNKLTTIRVNPRQLPKVGDTVKIKIDPSKMHLFSPATELRLN; this is encoded by the coding sequence ATGGCAAAAGTCGTATTTGACCATGTCACTCGTATCTACCCGGGCAATACGGAGCCCTCGGTATCCGATCTCTCACTTGACATCAAAGATGGTGAATTCCTCGTGCTCGTCGGCCCTTCTGGCTGCGGCAAGTCAACGACCCTGCGTATGCTCGCGGGCCTCGAGGAAGTCAACAAGGGCAAGATTTTCATTGGCGATAAGGACGTCACCACGATGCAGCCGAAAGACCGCGATATCGCCATGGTCTTCCAGAACTACGCACTGTATCCACACATGACCGTTGCCGACAACATGGGCTTCGCCCTGAAGATCGCCGGCGTTCCGAAGGCTGAGATTCGTCAGCGCGTCGAAGAGGCCGCCAAGGTCCTCGATCTGACCGAATTCCTCGACCGCAAGCCGAAGGCGCTTTCCGGTGGTCAGCGTCAGCGTGTCGCCATGGGCCGCGCAATCGTTCGTAAGCCTAAGGTCTTCCTGATGGATGAGCCGCTTTCCAACTTGGATGCAAAGCTCCGTGTGCAGACCCGTACGCAGATTGCCGCTCTGCAGCGTCAGCTCGGCGTCACCACCCTTTACGTCACCCACGATCAGACCGAGGCTCTGACGATGGGCGACCGCATCGCCGTCATCAAGCTGGGCATCCTCCAGCAGGTCGGCGCTCCTACCGATCTTTATGACAAGCCGCAGAACGTCTTCGTCGCAGGCTTCATCGGCTCGCCTTCCATGAACATCAACACCCACCCGGTCGTTGACGGCAGGGCGAAGATCGGCAGCGATACCATCGAACTCGACAAGGACGCCGTCGCCAAGCTGACTCCGGAAGACAAGGGCCGCATCGTCGTCGGCTTCCGTCCTGAGGATGCTTCGCTTGCCACGGCTGATGATCCGAACGCCTTCGCGCTGAAGGTCGCGAACGTCGAGGATCTCGGCTCCGACGGCTACATCTACGGCGACATCGTCACCGATGGTTCCGCAGCCGAGTCCACCGCCACGATGTCCGACCAGAACAAGCTGACCACGATTCGTGTGAACCCGCGCCAGCTGCCGAAGGTCGGCGACACCGTCAAGATCAAGATCGATCCGTCCAAGATGCACCTGTTCTCCCCGGCCACCGAGCTGCGCCTGAACTGA
- the dcd gene encoding dCTP deaminase, translating into MLLSDRDILAAQADGHISLDPWTPEMVQPASIDVRLDRYFRLFNNHAYTYVDPAENQGDLTEQFEVGPDEPWIMHPGEFALASTWEYVKLDGTMAARLEGKSSLGRLGILTHSTAGFIDPGFEGHITLELSNVSTLPVKLWPGMKIGQMCFFELSSPAAHPYGSTGVGSHYQGQRGPTPSRSYVNFYKAEIED; encoded by the coding sequence ATGCTGCTGTCCGATCGCGACATCCTCGCCGCCCAGGCCGACGGACATATCTCACTGGATCCATGGACGCCCGAAATGGTGCAACCCGCCTCGATCGACGTGCGGCTTGACCGGTATTTCAGGCTTTTCAATAATCACGCGTACACTTACGTCGATCCGGCAGAGAATCAAGGCGACCTGACCGAGCAGTTCGAGGTGGGGCCGGACGAACCGTGGATCATGCACCCCGGTGAATTCGCGCTGGCCTCCACGTGGGAATACGTCAAGCTTGACGGCACCATGGCCGCGCGTCTTGAGGGTAAAAGCTCGCTCGGGCGTCTCGGCATTCTCACCCATTCCACCGCCGGTTTCATCGACCCAGGCTTCGAAGGCCACATTACGCTCGAACTTTCGAACGTCAGCACGCTGCCGGTGAAGCTCTGGCCGGGCATGAAAATCGGGCAGATGTGCTTCTTCGAGCTGAGCTCTCCCGCAGCGCACCCGTACGGTTCGACCGGCGTCGGCTCGCACTATCAGGGCCAGCGCGGCCCCACTCCGTCGCGCTCGTACGTCAACTTCTACAAGGCCGAAATCGAGGACTGA
- a CDS encoding Na+/H+ antiporter, whose product MAIFELILCILGAVVLSSFISRFIPRISTPLVQIALGVALAFLPAFPHVKLDPELFMVLFIAPLLYVEAHEIDKRMLFKTLKFSLPMAIGLALGTMAVVGFMLHAVWPVIPLAAAFALGAALGPTDAVAVSSLSSEASFTKEQSGILTGESLFNDASGVIGFQFSILAAVTGSFSMASATKDFLLSFFGGIIVGILAGFLANWIFTLARQLGWETMTTRILMELFLPFLVFLGAEELHISGILAVVTFGLTVHFDRNGTGRPNVARTNIVSNSVWTVLSFVLNGTVFILLGMQLPDAMLASWNDHNVSNTALVSIILLVTLVAIAIRFLWVWLIAAPTRDPETGKRITLKRRSLRDAAVMTFGGPKGTITLALMFTIPYSVASGDAFPMRNELIFIASGVIVLTLLLANFMLPLLAPAKDDAKESEKLTEITIEELTRTIQELSDRVTDDNRRVILPVIDSYNNRITRLRQRISSFNVEEFETLQIDALHWEKDYVRQRLEDTQADTQMNEHNRQLQIEACERMLDQIMNTLRHTADKKTHHRAVSQIRGRVHALRRQITTLARRANNKFRRTAPMLNENEIYYYLRATQIDAIDHVINRLYEEMRGDTYKSEYCTLLLRDYQRARAELRSRKDVAAAAKAAPQIDEIKHESYSIELGVIQDMLDSGEITRNQAKHLRRNVYVMQVDAEAEL is encoded by the coding sequence GTGGCAATTTTCGAGCTGATCCTCTGCATCCTGGGGGCCGTCGTGCTCTCATCGTTCATCAGCCGGTTCATTCCGCGAATATCGACCCCGCTCGTCCAAATTGCACTGGGCGTGGCCCTCGCCTTCCTCCCTGCGTTCCCGCACGTCAAGCTTGACCCGGAACTGTTCATGGTGCTGTTCATCGCGCCCCTGCTCTACGTCGAAGCGCACGAAATCGACAAGCGGATGCTCTTCAAAACGTTGAAATTCTCGCTGCCCATGGCGATTGGCCTGGCGTTGGGAACCATGGCCGTGGTCGGATTTATGCTGCACGCCGTATGGCCCGTTATTCCTCTGGCGGCGGCGTTCGCGTTGGGTGCGGCGCTCGGGCCGACCGACGCGGTGGCCGTGTCCTCACTTTCCAGCGAAGCCTCGTTTACCAAGGAACAATCCGGCATACTGACCGGCGAATCGCTGTTCAACGACGCTTCCGGCGTCATCGGCTTCCAGTTCTCGATTCTGGCTGCGGTCACCGGCTCCTTCTCGATGGCCAGCGCCACCAAGGATTTCCTGCTCTCGTTCTTCGGTGGCATCATTGTCGGTATCCTGGCGGGCTTCCTCGCCAACTGGATCTTTACGCTGGCACGCCAACTGGGCTGGGAAACGATGACCACCAGGATTCTGATGGAATTGTTCCTGCCGTTCCTCGTCTTCTTGGGTGCTGAAGAGCTGCACATTTCCGGCATTCTCGCCGTGGTCACGTTCGGCCTGACCGTCCATTTCGACCGCAACGGCACCGGCAGGCCCAACGTCGCCCGCACCAATATCGTCTCAAACAGCGTGTGGACCGTGCTTTCGTTCGTCTTGAACGGCACCGTGTTCATCCTGCTCGGCATGCAGCTGCCGGATGCGATGCTCGCGAGCTGGAACGACCACAATGTCAGCAATACTGCACTGGTCAGCATTATTTTGCTGGTTACGCTCGTTGCCATCGCCATTCGTTTCCTGTGGGTCTGGCTTATCGCGGCACCCACGCGCGACCCCGAAACCGGTAAACGTATTACTTTGAAGCGACGTTCTTTGCGCGACGCCGCAGTGATGACATTCGGTGGGCCGAAAGGCACCATCACTCTCGCGTTGATGTTCACCATCCCTTATTCCGTCGCATCCGGCGATGCCTTCCCGATGCGCAACGAACTCATTTTCATCGCTTCCGGGGTTATCGTTTTGACGTTGCTGCTGGCCAATTTCATGCTGCCTCTGCTCGCGCCGGCCAAGGACGATGCCAAGGAATCCGAAAAACTTACAGAAATCACCATCGAAGAGCTCACGCGTACCATACAAGAGCTTTCGGACCGCGTCACCGACGACAACCGCCGCGTCATTCTGCCAGTTATCGATTCCTACAACAACCGCATCACCCGTCTGCGCCAGCGCATCAGCAGCTTCAACGTCGAGGAATTCGAAACGCTGCAGATCGACGCGTTGCACTGGGAGAAAGACTATGTGCGTCAACGTCTCGAGGACACGCAGGCCGACACCCAGATGAACGAGCACAACCGGCAGCTACAAATCGAAGCATGCGAACGCATGCTCGACCAAATCATGAACACGTTGCGGCATACCGCCGATAAGAAGACGCACCATCGCGCGGTTTCGCAAATCCGCGGGCGCGTACATGCGCTGAGGCGCCAGATTACAACGCTCGCACGTCGAGCCAATAACAAGTTCCGCCGTACCGCGCCGATGCTCAATGAGAATGAAATTTACTATTATCTGCGAGCCACGCAAATCGACGCCATCGACCATGTCATCAACCGGCTTTATGAGGAAATGCGCGGCGACACCTACAAGTCCGAATACTGCACACTGCTGCTACGCGACTACCAGCGTGCACGGGCCGAGCTACGAAGTCGGAAGGACGTCGCAGCCGCAGCGAAGGCCGCTCCGCAAATTGACGAGATCAAGCACGAAAGCTACTCCATCGAACTCGGCGTGATTCAGGACATGCTCGATTCCGGGGAGATTACGCGTAATCAGGCGAAACATCTGCGCAGGAACGTGTATGTGATGCAGGTCGACGCGGAAGCTGAATTGTAA
- a CDS encoding nucleoside deaminase produces MHYAMGEALDLAREATDAGEVPVGALVLDADGRIIGRGRNRREVDGDPLAHAEVMAMRDAAQSRKNAWNLADCTLVVTLEPCPMCAGAALQTHIGRIVFGAWDAKLGACGSVWDIPRDPHVGARPEVIGGVREPECADLLAKFFAVKR; encoded by the coding sequence ATGCATTATGCGATGGGTGAGGCGCTGGATCTGGCGCGAGAGGCCACGGACGCGGGCGAAGTCCCGGTGGGGGCTCTCGTGCTCGACGCTGACGGCAGGATTATCGGCCGCGGCCGCAACCGACGCGAGGTCGACGGTGACCCGCTTGCTCATGCCGAGGTAATGGCGATGCGCGATGCGGCGCAATCTCGTAAGAATGCTTGGAATCTCGCCGATTGTACACTGGTGGTCACGCTTGAGCCGTGTCCGATGTGTGCCGGTGCGGCGCTGCAGACCCACATCGGCCGCATCGTGTTCGGCGCGTGGGACGCGAAACTTGGCGCGTGCGGTTCGGTTTGGGACATTCCGCGCGATCCACATGTCGGCGCTCGCCCCGAAGTCATTGGAGGAGTACGTGAGCCAGAATGTGCGGATTTGCTGGCCAAGTTCTTTGCTGTCAAACGTTGA